From Frateuria aurantia DSM 6220, one genomic window encodes:
- a CDS encoding AIM24 family protein, which produces MWYFSYNQNSETYGPLDTAAAIELARQRPDGYAWREGMPSWEPLALIPELRAAAAPPPFDARPGHLADDIDFRIVGNDMQFVEVELDPGESAIAEAGALMYKDAAVAMETIFGDGSTASQNSGFMGKLLSAGKRVISGESMFTTVFTHTGSGKAKVAFASPFPGTVIAARLSEHGGRLICQKDSFLAGAKGVQLGIFFQRKILTGLFGGEGFVMQQLDGDGWVFFHAGGTLVERELAAGESIDVDTGCVVAFHAGVNMDIRPVGGIKSMLFAGEGLFLATLTGPGKVWLQSLPFSRLAGRMLAAAPQGGGERRGEGSILGGLGDLIGGDRKF; this is translated from the coding sequence ATGTGGTATTTCAGTTACAACCAGAACAGCGAAACCTACGGCCCGCTGGACACCGCCGCCGCCATCGAGCTGGCCAGGCAACGACCGGATGGTTATGCCTGGCGCGAAGGCATGCCCTCCTGGGAGCCGCTGGCACTGATCCCCGAACTGCGGGCAGCGGCCGCGCCGCCGCCTTTTGACGCGCGGCCCGGACATCTGGCCGACGACATCGACTTCCGCATCGTGGGCAACGACATGCAGTTCGTCGAAGTCGAACTGGATCCGGGCGAAAGTGCCATCGCCGAGGCCGGTGCACTGATGTACAAGGACGCCGCTGTGGCGATGGAAACCATCTTCGGCGATGGCTCCACGGCCAGCCAGAACAGCGGATTCATGGGCAAGCTGCTGTCGGCCGGCAAGCGGGTGATCAGCGGTGAATCGATGTTCACCACCGTGTTCACCCACACCGGATCAGGCAAGGCCAAGGTCGCCTTTGCCTCGCCGTTTCCAGGCACCGTGATCGCCGCACGCCTGTCCGAACATGGCGGTCGCCTGATCTGCCAGAAGGACAGCTTCCTCGCTGGCGCCAAAGGCGTGCAGCTTGGCATCTTCTTCCAGCGCAAGATCCTGACCGGCCTGTTCGGCGGCGAAGGTTTTGTCATGCAGCAGCTCGATGGCGACGGCTGGGTGTTCTTCCATGCCGGCGGCACGCTGGTGGAGCGTGAACTGGCTGCCGGCGAAAGCATCGACGTCGATACCGGTTGCGTGGTCGCCTTCCATGCCGGCGTCAACATGGACATCCGTCCGGTCGGCGGCATCAAAAGCATGCTGTTTGCCGGCGAAGGCCTCTTTCTGGCGACCCTCACCGGTCCAGGCAAGGTCTGGCTGCAGTCTCTGCCCTTCTCGCGGCTGGCCGGTCGCATGCTGGCTGCCGCGCCTCAGGGCGGAGGCGAGCGCCGCGGCGAGGGCTCGATCCTGGGCGGGCTGGGTGATTTGATCGGCGGCGACCGCAAATTCTGA
- a CDS encoding thymidylate synthase: MQAYLDLLRHVLDHGTLKDDRTGTGTRSVFGWQMRFNLADGFPLVTTKKLHLKSIVHELIWFLQGDTNIGYLKQHGVRIWDEWADAEGNLGPVYGKQWRSWPTADGGEVDQIRWVIDEIRRNPDSRRLIVSAWNVGELPQMALMPCHTLFQFYVADGKLSCQLYQRSGDIFLGVPFNIASYALLTHMVAQVCGLQVGDFVHTLGDAHLYNNHVEQAREQLIRAPFPLPQLRLNPAVDSIFDFRFEDVEILGYQSHPAIKAPVAV, translated from the coding sequence ATGCAAGCCTATCTCGATCTGCTTCGCCATGTGCTCGACCATGGCACCCTCAAGGATGACCGCACCGGCACCGGCACGCGCAGCGTGTTCGGCTGGCAGATGCGATTCAATCTCGCTGACGGCTTTCCGCTGGTCACCACCAAGAAACTGCATCTGAAATCGATCGTCCACGAGCTGATCTGGTTTCTGCAGGGCGATACCAATATCGGCTACCTCAAACAGCACGGAGTGCGGATCTGGGACGAATGGGCCGATGCCGAGGGCAATCTCGGCCCTGTCTACGGCAAGCAATGGCGCTCCTGGCCCACCGCCGACGGTGGCGAGGTCGACCAGATCCGCTGGGTGATCGACGAGATCCGCCGCAATCCGGATTCGCGCCGCCTGATCGTCAGTGCCTGGAACGTCGGCGAACTGCCGCAGATGGCGCTGATGCCGTGCCATACGCTGTTCCAGTTCTATGTCGCCGACGGCAAGCTCAGCTGCCAGCTGTACCAGCGCTCGGGCGACATCTTCCTGGGCGTGCCCTTCAATATCGCCAGCTATGCCTTGCTGACCCATATGGTGGCCCAGGTCTGCGGTCTGCAGGTCGGCGATTTCGTGCATACCCTGGGCGATGCCCACCTCTACAACAACCATGTCGAGCAGGCGCGCGAGCAGCTGATCAGGGCGCCGTTCCCGCTGCCGCAGCTGCGTCTGAATCCGGCGGTCGATTCGATCTTCGATTTCCGCTTCGAGGATGTGGAAATCCTCGGTTATCAATCGCATCCGGCCATCAAGGCTCCGGTGGCGGTCTGA
- a CDS encoding TolC family protein, producing the protein MLLISCWLTAPLAARQELAERPGPALSFDQATEVLLQRSDSVRGDAMGLQAARDQVRAVRGLMLPSVSLDVLALRYQKTYDVSLHDLQQTGGSVADQLLGGLPGVTPGAASSAVDSVTSALQQALPGVFGALPRHVKLQFQQNLVSPNLTVVQPIYMGGAIRSTQAAAEAAAAAASAHGEAGVEQQRLLLVQAYFGQALAEQAVNVAQQDLDGYEHHLSDARKLEQQGVISHLRTMEMTVARDAAARQLLRAQGELKTSRDVLAVLLHQPGAVQLRTALFVNRLGPGSTQSFLDATEQGQPRLQEADAGVDLARQGIRMARAAFLPKLYAFGSYNMNRDHALPTQPDWVVGLGLHYTLNSPVDRRASLSVARAREGQAEARRDQLRQDLRTSVLRAYDMLDTARLEYLSLSSSQAAADENLRVHAVAFREGEDTAAELIEARNRRSQVQLQRAAAAYQYDLTLAGLLLASGQGEHFDDYLRRADRENVQ; encoded by the coding sequence ATGCTGCTGATAAGCTGTTGGCTGACGGCGCCGCTGGCGGCCCGGCAGGAGCTGGCCGAACGGCCGGGGCCTGCTCTCAGCTTCGATCAGGCCACCGAGGTGCTGCTGCAGCGCTCGGACAGCGTGCGTGGCGATGCCATGGGCCTGCAGGCGGCTCGCGATCAGGTCCGTGCCGTACGTGGCCTGATGTTGCCTTCGGTGAGTCTGGATGTGCTGGCCCTGCGTTACCAGAAGACCTATGACGTGTCGTTGCATGATCTGCAGCAGACCGGAGGATCGGTGGCCGACCAACTGCTGGGTGGTCTGCCCGGGGTGACTCCGGGGGCGGCCTCCAGTGCCGTGGACTCGGTCACCAGTGCCTTGCAGCAGGCCTTGCCCGGGGTATTCGGTGCCTTGCCGAGGCATGTGAAGCTGCAGTTCCAGCAAAATCTGGTCAGTCCCAATCTGACCGTGGTCCAGCCGATCTATATGGGCGGGGCGATCCGCTCGACCCAGGCGGCCGCAGAGGCCGCCGCCGCCGCGGCCAGTGCCCATGGCGAAGCCGGCGTGGAGCAGCAGCGTCTGCTTCTGGTCCAGGCCTATTTCGGCCAGGCCTTGGCCGAACAGGCCGTGAACGTCGCGCAACAAGATCTGGACGGCTACGAGCATCATCTTTCCGATGCCCGCAAGCTGGAACAGCAGGGGGTGATCAGCCACCTCAGGACGATGGAGATGACGGTGGCCCGTGACGCGGCGGCCCGGCAGCTGCTGCGGGCCCAGGGTGAGCTGAAAACCTCGCGTGACGTGCTGGCGGTACTGCTGCATCAGCCGGGTGCCGTGCAGCTGCGTACGGCCTTGTTCGTCAATCGTCTGGGGCCCGGCAGCACGCAGTCGTTTCTGGACGCGACCGAACAGGGTCAGCCACGTCTGCAGGAGGCCGATGCCGGGGTCGATCTGGCGCGGCAGGGCATCCGCATGGCCAGGGCCGCCTTTCTGCCCAAACTCTATGCCTTCGGCTCCTACAACATGAATCGCGATCATGCCTTGCCGACCCAGCCGGACTGGGTGGTGGGGCTGGGCCTGCATTACACCTTGAATTCGCCGGTGGACCGTCGCGCCAGTCTGAGTGTGGCGCGTGCTCGCGAGGGGCAGGCCGAAGCACGCCGTGACCAGCTGCGACAGGACTTGCGGACCAGCGTGCTGCGGGCCTACGACATGCTCGACACGGCGCGGCTGGAGTATCTCTCGCTGTCCAGTTCGCAAGCCGCGGCCGACGAAAATCTGCGGGTGCATGCGGTGGCATTCCGGGAAGGCGAGGATACCGCCGCCGAGCTGATCGAGGCGCGTAACCGGCGCTCCCAGGTCCAGCTGCAACGGGCCGCCGCCGCCTATCAATATGACCTGACCTTGGCCGGCCTGCTGCTGGCCAGCGGTCAGGGCGAGCATTTCGATGATTATCTGCGGCGTGCCGACAGGGAGAATGTGCAGTGA
- a CDS encoding dihydrofolate reductase: MAGSITLSMVVAMDQAHAIGIEGHMPWHLPDDLRWFKQVTLGKPVLMGHATAISIGRSLPGRLNLVLSRRNGAAPFDGQQRVSSLEEALEVCRDAGAAELMVIGGGQVYAQCIERADRLYISHIKTKVDEADTWFPEFEWHQWREVSRQPHPADAQHVFAFDMITLERVQASV, encoded by the coding sequence ATGGCGGGCAGCATTACTCTGAGCATGGTGGTGGCCATGGATCAAGCCCATGCCATTGGCATCGAAGGACATATGCCATGGCATCTTCCGGACGATCTGCGCTGGTTCAAGCAGGTGACGCTTGGCAAGCCGGTGCTGATGGGGCATGCCACCGCGATTTCCATTGGACGCAGCTTGCCGGGCAGATTGAATCTCGTGCTGTCACGGCGGAATGGGGCGGCACCGTTTGATGGCCAGCAGCGGGTGTCTTCACTCGAGGAAGCGCTTGAGGTCTGTCGGGATGCGGGAGCGGCCGAGTTGATGGTGATCGGTGGTGGCCAGGTCTATGCGCAATGCATCGAGCGGGCGGATCGCCTGTATATAAGCCACATCAAGACGAAGGTTGACGAGGCTGATACATGGTTTCCCGAGTTTGAATGGCATCAGTGGCGCGAAGTATCCCGTCAACCGCACCCGGCCGATGCACAGCATGTCTTCGCCTTCGACATGATCACGCTGGAGCGGGTGCAGGCCTCGGTCTGA
- a CDS encoding non-heme iron oxygenase ferredoxin subunit yields MGDWIMVGTRGELLPGEHRVVWDGDTAIAVFNIEGELYAIEDQCTHDSLEMASGELDGHELVCPWHGARFDLRTGAALCAPAYEPVATFPVKEEHGAIWTRDNRQD; encoded by the coding sequence ATGGGTGACTGGATCATGGTGGGCACGCGCGGCGAACTGCTGCCGGGCGAACACAGGGTGGTGTGGGACGGTGATACCGCGATTGCGGTCTTCAATATCGAGGGCGAGCTGTATGCGATCGAGGACCAATGCACCCATGACTCACTGGAAATGGCCAGCGGCGAACTTGATGGCCACGAGCTGGTCTGCCCTTGGCACGGCGCCCGCTTCGATCTGCGCACGGGGGCGGCGCTGTGCGCGCCGGCTTATGAGCCGGTGGCGACCTTCCCTGTCAAGGAAGAGCACGGTGCGATCTGGACCCGTGACAATCGCCAGGATTGA
- the lgt gene encoding prolipoprotein diacylglyceryl transferase yields MSTPWTVHINPVALHLGPLQIHWYGLMYLAGFGIGWVLAEYRRKRGWIAATSDQVSDLLFYTMLGVVLGGRVGYMLFYADIRWIWTDPLALFRVWDGGMSFHGGLVGVLVALWSWSARRKIALFDTVDFIAPLIPVGLGLGRLGNFINGELWGKPTTAAWGMIFPNALDEDRMLALHNPVWMQYLQQFGGVPRQPSQLYEFLLEGVVLFLVLWLFSSRPRHRYAVSGVFALLYGVFRILVEFVRLPDIQLGYQWGTDWITRGMQLSLPLLILGIVLLALSRKAPIRQVADVA; encoded by the coding sequence ATGAGTACACCCTGGACCGTACATATCAATCCCGTGGCCCTGCATCTGGGCCCGTTGCAGATCCACTGGTACGGGCTGATGTATCTGGCGGGCTTCGGCATCGGCTGGGTGCTGGCGGAGTATCGTCGCAAGCGTGGCTGGATCGCGGCGACCAGCGACCAGGTCAGTGACCTGCTGTTCTACACCATGCTGGGGGTGGTGCTGGGTGGTCGTGTCGGTTACATGCTGTTCTATGCCGATATCCGCTGGATCTGGACCGATCCGCTGGCCTTGTTCCGGGTATGGGATGGCGGCATGAGCTTCCATGGCGGGCTCGTCGGTGTGCTGGTGGCGCTGTGGAGCTGGTCGGCGCGCCGGAAGATCGCTCTGTTCGATACCGTGGATTTCATTGCACCGCTGATTCCTGTGGGCCTGGGTCTGGGGCGGCTGGGGAACTTCATCAATGGCGAGCTGTGGGGCAAGCCGACCACGGCCGCCTGGGGCATGATCTTCCCCAATGCGCTGGATGAAGATCGCATGCTGGCATTGCACAATCCGGTGTGGATGCAGTATCTGCAGCAGTTCGGCGGGGTGCCGCGCCAGCCTTCGCAGCTGTATGAATTTCTGCTGGAGGGCGTGGTGCTGTTCCTGGTGCTGTGGCTGTTTTCGTCCAGGCCGCGCCATCGCTATGCCGTTTCCGGCGTGTTTGCGCTGCTTTACGGCGTCTTCCGCATTTTGGTGGAATTCGTGCGTCTGCCGGATATCCAGCTGGGCTACCAGTGGGGGACCGACTGGATTACCCGCGGCATGCAGTTGTCGCTTCCGCTGCTCATTCTGGGCATCGTGCTGCTGGCGCTGTCCCGCAAGGCGCCGATCCGGCAGGTTGCTGACGTGGCCTGA
- a CDS encoding ABC transporter permease, whose translation MSGQAVRGGPAILAALRAEAGYLGGSRWDMTVMWLLPLLTFVVAASMFWQGSFRQIPVAVVDHDHSALSRVVLEAVLADPRLRLMPVHDDDAQASAELRAARLFAVLPLPAGLERAAVRREDIRLELGLNASYQTVASQGAQALQGDAQSAIREFVAARTPLQGVAAIHHGGPRVQITQVGNGQASFERFLEPLMLAGILHLLLSCAVVGQVGRVLKEPGGLSWAQDEFAVTLVRLLIRMAWPTLVFMGWFAMIPLWLSAVRGWPVNGHLWMWLLGQWALCGATSAIAALLVAGTRDIDTAFSISTVYAGSAITYSNGTLPVLHASAFTRGWSEVLPFTHYLAIQNQQFVMGSDAAASLGSLVYLLLVMLFALLLATWLWTRMARKPPAAEGPLHCGPAPDEGRVGVAMLATLTSIARARPLISLAVLSVLLYGFYYPQAYRSQVSVKLPVAVVDQDHSVWSRQLIRALDDTRAVQVSSTAGDPASAMRQLRNGQVDGVVVISPHLEGTVLDSRAGGLAIYVPAAYLVRARDIGAAASAAIASVAGEVAEPALEAIHHRTGGVKIRLVPMYNRADGYGGYVVPAVAAVILHQTLLFATAMLIALRREQSARWRMRAGGLLGCWLGLSLIGCLTGGFLYGFVFWFQDFPRMGNPWALLLTLPLFVATVAALGLWLGSFFERSDRAVQVLAGTSVLLFFLGGVSWPLFAMPGWLAWLSSWLTTTVGMQLLVQLSSDGASLTESWSWLLRLAGLCLFLMIAAGWRLIDRKAT comes from the coding sequence ATGAGCGGGCAGGCAGTGCGCGGCGGCCCGGCCATCCTGGCGGCTTTGCGGGCCGAGGCGGGCTATCTTGGCGGCAGTCGCTGGGACATGACGGTGATGTGGCTGCTGCCGCTGCTGACCTTTGTCGTTGCGGCCAGCATGTTCTGGCAGGGCAGCTTCCGGCAGATTCCGGTGGCGGTGGTCGATCACGATCATTCGGCACTGAGCCGGGTCGTGCTGGAGGCCGTGCTGGCCGATCCACGGCTGCGACTGATGCCGGTACACGATGATGATGCGCAGGCTTCAGCCGAGCTGCGGGCAGCCCGGCTGTTTGCGGTCCTGCCCTTGCCGGCCGGACTGGAGCGCGCGGCAGTGCGGCGGGAAGATATCCGTCTGGAGCTGGGTCTCAATGCCTCCTACCAGACCGTGGCCTCGCAAGGCGCGCAGGCCTTGCAAGGCGATGCCCAGTCGGCCATTCGCGAGTTCGTCGCGGCGCGCACGCCGCTGCAGGGCGTGGCCGCGATCCATCATGGCGGGCCCAGGGTGCAGATCACCCAGGTCGGCAATGGCCAGGCCAGCTTCGAGCGTTTTCTGGAACCCTTGATGCTGGCCGGCATCCTGCACCTGCTGCTGAGTTGCGCCGTGGTCGGTCAGGTCGGGCGGGTGCTGAAGGAGCCTGGCGGACTGAGCTGGGCGCAAGACGAGTTCGCTGTCACGCTGGTCCGTCTACTGATCCGGATGGCCTGGCCGACCCTGGTGTTCATGGGCTGGTTCGCGATGATTCCCTTGTGGCTGAGTGCCGTGCGGGGATGGCCGGTCAACGGCCATCTGTGGATGTGGCTGCTGGGGCAATGGGCCTTGTGCGGGGCCACCTCGGCTATTGCGGCCTTGCTGGTGGCCGGCACCCGCGATATCGATACCGCCTTTTCGATATCCACGGTCTATGCCGGCTCGGCCATCACCTATTCGAATGGCACGCTGCCGGTATTGCATGCCAGCGCCTTCACCCGGGGCTGGAGCGAGGTGCTGCCCTTCACCCATTATCTGGCCATCCAGAACCAGCAGTTCGTGATGGGGTCGGATGCGGCGGCGTCGCTGGGCTCGCTGGTCTATCTGCTGCTGGTGATGCTCTTCGCGCTGTTGCTGGCCACCTGGCTGTGGACGCGCATGGCCCGCAAGCCGCCTGCTGCTGAAGGCCCGCTGCATTGTGGTCCTGCGCCGGACGAGGGGCGCGTCGGGGTCGCGATGCTGGCGACATTGACGTCGATCGCTCGGGCCAGGCCACTGATCAGCCTGGCAGTGCTGTCGGTTTTGCTGTACGGCTTCTACTATCCCCAGGCCTACCGTTCCCAGGTCAGTGTGAAGTTGCCGGTGGCGGTGGTGGACCAGGATCATTCGGTCTGGTCGCGGCAGTTGATCCGGGCGCTGGATGACACCCGGGCGGTGCAGGTGTCCAGTACGGCGGGCGATCCGGCCTCGGCCATGCGGCAGCTGCGCAATGGCCAGGTTGACGGTGTGGTGGTGATCTCCCCGCATCTTGAGGGGACGGTGCTGGACAGTCGGGCAGGGGGGCTGGCCATCTATGTGCCTGCCGCCTACCTGGTGCGGGCACGGGATATCGGTGCGGCGGCAAGCGCCGCGATCGCCTCGGTGGCCGGCGAGGTCGCCGAGCCCGCGCTGGAGGCGATTCATCACCGTACGGGTGGCGTGAAGATTCGTCTGGTGCCGATGTACAACCGTGCCGATGGCTATGGTGGTTATGTGGTGCCGGCCGTTGCCGCCGTGATCCTGCACCAGACCTTGCTGTTTGCCACCGCGATGCTGATCGCCCTGCGCCGCGAGCAGTCAGCCCGTTGGCGGATGCGGGCCGGCGGCCTGCTGGGATGCTGGCTGGGTCTCAGTTTGATCGGCTGCCTGACCGGTGGATTCCTGTACGGCTTCGTGTTCTGGTTCCAGGACTTTCCGCGGATGGGCAATCCCTGGGCGCTGCTGCTGACCTTGCCCTTGTTCGTGGCGACGGTAGCGGCCCTGGGCCTGTGGCTGGGCAGTTTCTTCGAGCGATCCGATCGCGCGGTGCAGGTGCTGGCAGGCACTTCGGTGCTGCTGTTCTTTCTGGGCGGCGTATCCTGGCCGCTGTTCGCGATGCCCGGCTGGCTGGCCTGGCTGTCATCATGGCTGACCACCACGGTGGGCATGCAGTTACTGGTGCAGCTGAGTTCCGATGGGGCCTCGCTGACCGAGAGCTGGTCCTGGCTGCTGCGACTGGCGGGGCTGTGCCTGTTTCTGATGATCGCGGCGGGCTGGCGTCTGATTGATCGCAAGGCGACATGA
- a CDS encoding HlyD family secretion protein — protein MSGDQTFAGYSRRALILTLVVVLVAAGLIGWGIVLALRPAPLQLQGMVDTRPINIATKLPSRIHQLLVHEGEPVKAGQVLALLDSPELMAKTEQAASALTGAEALRQRTDIGPRKEDIASLRAAWQAALASQALASRTAERARVLFAEGVIAAQRRDEAVAAEAVAHQHALLSQSQYQRGLAGGREEDRRVASAQVQIAQAGVQETRALHQEIRLVAPVDGEIDQSFGNPGEVVLSSIPIFTLLDMHDLWVVLNVPENVFHGLKLGTEVEGTIPALDDRRIRFRVSYIRPQADFAIWRATRQSSGYDMRSFEIHLTPVTPVAGLRPGMSALFDWPRS, from the coding sequence GTGAGTGGCGATCAGACGTTTGCCGGCTATTCACGCCGCGCCTTGATCCTGACCTTGGTGGTGGTACTGGTCGCTGCCGGCCTGATCGGCTGGGGCATCGTGCTGGCGCTGCGACCGGCACCGCTGCAGCTGCAGGGCATGGTCGATACCCGTCCCATCAATATCGCCACCAAACTGCCCAGCCGGATCCATCAGCTGCTGGTGCACGAGGGTGAGCCGGTCAAGGCCGGCCAGGTCCTGGCCTTGCTGGACAGTCCGGAGCTGATGGCCAAGACCGAGCAGGCCGCCAGCGCGCTGACGGGGGCCGAGGCCCTGCGCCAGCGCACGGATATCGGCCCCCGCAAGGAGGATATCGCCTCGCTGCGGGCTGCCTGGCAGGCTGCTCTGGCCAGTCAGGCCCTGGCCAGCCGCACGGCCGAGCGGGCCCGGGTGCTGTTTGCCGAGGGCGTGATCGCGGCCCAGCGCCGTGACGAGGCCGTGGCGGCGGAGGCCGTCGCACACCAGCATGCGCTGCTGTCGCAATCACAGTACCAGCGGGGCCTTGCTGGCGGGCGAGAGGAAGATCGGCGGGTAGCCAGTGCCCAGGTGCAGATCGCGCAGGCGGGAGTGCAGGAAACCCGGGCCTTGCATCAGGAGATCCGGCTGGTGGCGCCGGTGGACGGTGAAATCGATCAGTCCTTCGGCAATCCCGGCGAGGTCGTCCTCAGCTCGATACCGATCTTCACCCTGCTGGACATGCATGATCTGTGGGTGGTGCTGAATGTGCCAGAGAATGTATTCCATGGCTTGAAGCTGGGCACGGAAGTGGAAGGCACGATTCCGGCGCTGGACGATCGACGGATCCGGTTCCGGGTCAGCTATATCCGTCCGCAAGCTGATTTCGCGATCTGGAGAGCGACCCGCCAGTCCTCGGGTTACGACATGCGCAGCTTCGAAATCCACCTGACTCCGGTCACGCCGGTGGCCGGGCTGCGTCCCGGCATGAGTGCCCTGTTCGACTGGCCTCGGTCCTGA
- a CDS encoding lipase family protein, which produces MKSLALMVSSAVLFWAASSGAAFADTPAPVAAGQLRATEPLKPAWSIPAAGKALAIRYTSTNGVSGEGVAQVTGEVLYPPGPAPKGGWPVVAWAHGTVGIADQCAPSVNPHSARDKVYLGEWLKRGFAVVATDYQGLGGEGVHAYLNTRVEAYSVLDSVRAALSGLPELRNEVMIVGQSQGGGAAFAATAWAPQYAPDLHIRGTVATGIPFMTPQVVDALFKAARSQPAKARPAGSVDPTVAYLLLIGAAEAELDPKFDPATVFTPKAMPAFRQASQVCLKNLGEVVRKDGLTPSNAFTADTPKALAPVLKSLMYPTLKLATPLFIGTGTADRDVSPLGQVALAKAACKAGTLVQFHEYPGKDHSATVLASLPDSATFVRTVMSGQTPPSSCAALDAH; this is translated from the coding sequence ATGAAAAGCCTCGCGCTCATGGTCTCCTCCGCCGTGCTGTTCTGGGCGGCCTCGTCCGGAGCCGCCTTTGCCGACACCCCGGCACCGGTCGCAGCGGGCCAACTCCGCGCCACCGAGCCGCTGAAGCCGGCCTGGTCTATTCCTGCGGCCGGCAAGGCGCTGGCGATCCGCTATACCTCGACCAATGGCGTCAGCGGCGAGGGTGTGGCGCAGGTCACCGGCGAAGTGCTTTATCCCCCGGGACCGGCACCTAAGGGCGGCTGGCCGGTGGTGGCCTGGGCCCATGGCACGGTAGGCATCGCCGATCAGTGTGCACCTTCGGTCAATCCGCACTCGGCCCGCGACAAGGTCTATCTGGGCGAGTGGCTGAAGCGGGGTTTCGCGGTGGTCGCCACCGACTATCAGGGCCTGGGCGGGGAAGGCGTGCATGCCTATCTGAATACCCGGGTGGAAGCTTACAGCGTGCTGGACAGCGTGCGTGCGGCCTTGTCGGGACTGCCCGAGCTGCGCAACGAGGTGATGATCGTCGGCCAGTCGCAGGGCGGCGGCGCCGCCTTCGCGGCCACCGCCTGGGCGCCGCAGTACGCGCCGGATCTGCATATCCGCGGCACGGTCGCGACCGGCATTCCGTTCATGACCCCGCAGGTGGTGGATGCGCTGTTCAAGGCCGCCCGCAGCCAGCCGGCCAAGGCCCGGCCGGCCGGCAGCGTCGATCCCACGGTGGCCTATCTGCTGCTGATCGGGGCGGCCGAAGCCGAACTGGATCCGAAGTTTGATCCGGCCACGGTGTTCACGCCCAAGGCGATGCCGGCCTTCCGTCAGGCCTCCCAGGTCTGTCTGAAGAATCTCGGCGAGGTCGTCCGCAAGGACGGTCTGACCCCCTCGAATGCCTTCACCGCGGATACGCCCAAGGCACTGGCGCCGGTATTGAAGAGTCTGATGTACCCGACCCTGAAGCTGGCCACGCCGCTGTTTATCGGCACCGGCACGGCGGATCGGGATGTCTCGCCGCTGGGTCAGGTGGCCCTGGCCAAGGCGGCCTGCAAGGCCGGCACCCTGGTGCAGTTCCACGAGTATCCCGGCAAGGATCATTCCGCGACGGTGCTGGCTTCGTTGCCCGACTCGGCGACCTTTGTCAGGACGGTGATGAGCGGACAGACGCCACCCTCCAGCTGCGCGGCGCTCGACGCGCACTGA
- a CDS encoding MFS transporter, whose protein sequence is MSKSSNPSGAKAIFSVVSGNFLEMYDFMVFGFYAHDIARAYFPTGSAFASLMLTFATFGAGFLARPLGALLLGAYIDRHGRKRGLMLTLSLMAVGILMIAATPGYATLGLAAPLLVLAGRLLQGFSAGVELGGVSVYLSEIAPPGRKGFYVSWQSASQQVAVLFAAMLGLLLHRLLSAGQMEAWGWRLPFVIGCLVVPALLLIRRHMEESPEFAHRGPPPPLNVVMRSVREHAWLILAGMGMVSMTTVAFYMISAYMPTFGRDVLHLGDIQSLVITACIATSNFFWLPVMGSWSDRIGRRPLLLGSTGLTLLLAWPLLHWVTVAPSFLRLLLAGEWLSLLYSSYNGAMVVALTEWMPPEVRTTAFSLAYSLATATFGGFTPMICTALIQETGQRAAPGLWLSLAALCGLLACLGLSRQRARYLASRIRG, encoded by the coding sequence ATGTCCAAATCTTCCAATCCATCCGGCGCCAAGGCCATTTTCAGCGTGGTCTCCGGCAACTTTCTGGAAATGTACGATTTCATGGTGTTCGGCTTTTATGCCCATGATATCGCCCGCGCCTATTTCCCGACCGGCAGCGCCTTCGCCTCCCTGATGCTGACCTTCGCCACCTTCGGTGCCGGCTTTCTGGCCCGGCCGCTGGGTGCGCTGCTGCTGGGCGCCTATATCGACCGGCATGGGCGCAAGCGCGGCCTGATGCTGACCTTGAGTCTGATGGCTGTCGGTATCCTGATGATCGCGGCCACGCCCGGCTACGCCACGCTGGGCCTGGCTGCGCCGCTGCTGGTGCTGGCAGGCCGTCTGCTGCAAGGCTTTTCCGCCGGCGTCGAGTTGGGCGGCGTTTCGGTCTATCTGTCTGAAATCGCCCCTCCCGGACGCAAGGGCTTTTATGTCAGCTGGCAGTCCGCCAGCCAACAGGTGGCCGTGCTGTTTGCCGCCATGCTCGGCCTGCTGCTGCATCGTCTGCTGAGCGCAGGGCAGATGGAGGCCTGGGGCTGGCGCCTGCCCTTCGTCATCGGCTGCCTGGTGGTCCCGGCCCTGTTGCTGATCCGTCGGCATATGGAAGAAAGCCCCGAATTCGCCCACCGCGGACCGCCACCGCCACTCAACGTCGTGATGCGCTCGGTGCGCGAGCATGCCTGGCTGATCCTGGCCGGGATGGGCATGGTCTCGATGACTACCGTCGCCTTCTACATGATCAGCGCCTATATGCCGACCTTCGGTCGTGACGTGCTGCACCTGGGCGACATCCAGAGTCTGGTGATCACCGCCTGCATCGCGACCTCCAATTTCTTCTGGCTGCCGGTGATGGGCAGCTGGTCGGACCGGATCGGGCGCCGGCCCTTGCTGCTGGGCAGCACCGGACTCACCTTGCTGCTGGCTTGGCCCCTGCTGCACTGGGTCACGGTCGCACCTTCGTTCCTGCGGCTGCTGCTTGCCGGTGAGTGGCTGTCCCTGCTTTACAGCAGCTACAACGGCGCGATGGTGGTCGCACTGACCGAATGGATGCCGCCCGAGGTCCGCACTACGGCATTCTCGCTGGCCTACAGCCTGGCCACCGCCACTTTCGGCGGTTTCACCCCGATGATCTGCACCGCCCTGATCCAGGAAACCGGCCAGCGGGCCGCCCCTGGTCTGTGGCTGAGTCTGGCGGCCCTCTGCGGACTGCTGGCCTGCCTTGGACTGTCGCGTCAGCGTGCCCGTTACCTGGCCAGCCGCATCCGCGGCTGA